The Pseudolabrys sp. FHR47 genome contains a region encoding:
- a CDS encoding helix-turn-helix domain-containing protein: MRQRSGAPVYLDVRGDWSSYVDEVPRDLVAANGVGSLESMEQSKRHHHEKAQLLYSTRGIINIEVDDGVWIVPPQCAVWIPGSLPHAAFGSGEVECICLCVAPDAAANLPVRCCTIAVSGLLRHLLIRASEIPERYEVDGPDGRIVSVLLDELAKAPVEELRLPIPSDPRLKHLAELLVTSPADHATVAEWARRVALSERSLSRMLMEEIGMSFGRWRRQLHVILALRRLSAGQTVQTVALDLGYESASSFVTMFRKMIGKPPSRYLQEQRKAV, encoded by the coding sequence ATGCGGCAGCGCAGCGGGGCCCCCGTGTATTTGGATGTCCGTGGAGATTGGTCTTCGTATGTCGATGAGGTCCCTCGCGATCTCGTCGCGGCCAACGGGGTCGGCAGCCTGGAGAGCATGGAGCAATCAAAGCGTCACCATCACGAAAAGGCGCAGTTGCTCTATTCCACCCGGGGCATCATCAACATCGAGGTCGATGACGGCGTCTGGATCGTACCGCCGCAATGCGCCGTCTGGATTCCCGGCAGTTTGCCGCATGCCGCATTCGGCTCGGGCGAAGTCGAGTGCATCTGCCTTTGCGTTGCGCCGGATGCGGCTGCAAATCTGCCGGTCAGATGTTGCACGATCGCGGTCTCGGGTTTGCTGCGGCATCTGCTGATCAGGGCCAGCGAGATTCCGGAGCGCTATGAGGTCGACGGCCCGGACGGTCGCATCGTTTCTGTACTTCTCGATGAGCTGGCCAAGGCCCCAGTCGAGGAACTCCGCCTCCCGATCCCCTCCGATCCGCGCCTGAAGCATCTCGCCGAGCTTTTGGTCACATCCCCGGCGGATCACGCGACCGTTGCGGAGTGGGCCCGCCGGGTCGCGCTCAGCGAGCGCAGTCTCAGCCGCATGTTGATGGAAGAGATCGGCATGAGTTTCGGCCGCTGGCGTCGCCAGTTACACGTCATCCTCGCCCTTCGGCGGCTGAGCGCCGGCCAGACGGTCCAGACCGTCGCGCTCGACCTAGGCTACGAGAGCGCCAGCAGTTTCGTGACCATGTTTCGCAAGATGATCGGCAAGCCGCCGAGCCGCTATCTCCAGGAGCAGCGGAAAGCCGTCTGA
- the aspS gene encoding aspartate--tRNA ligase: protein MHRYRSHTCGALRESDIGKEVRLSGWCHRIRDHGGVLFIDLRDHYGITQVVCDPDSKAFKLAETLRSEWVIRVDGKARQRPEGTENPDLPTGQVEVYVSEIEVLGAAAELPMPVFGDADYPEDIRLKYRFLDLRREKLHNNIMLRGRVIDSIRKRMKDSGFFEFQTPILTASSPEGARDYLVPSRIHPGKFYALPQAPQQFKQLIMVAGFDRYFQIAPCFRDEDARADRSPGEFYQLDLEMSFVTQDDVFNAVEPVMRGVFEEFADGKSVTPKFPMIPYAEAITKYGSDKPDLRNPIVMQDVSEAFRGSGFKIFASILAGDSKAQVWAIPAPGGGNRAFADRMNSWAQGEGQPGLGYIFWREGEEGGAGPLAKNIGPERTKQIADQLGLKVGDACFFVAGLPKNFYKFAGAARTKVGQELNLIAQDRFEFCWIVDFPMFEWNEEDKKIDFSHNPFSMPQMGVEEFLALDANDADKILGIKAYQYDIVCNGTELSSGAIRNHRPEVMEKAFAIAGYPKEVLEAKFGGMLSAFRLGAPPHGGIAPGIDRIVMLLAGEENLREVVLFPMNQKAEDLMMGAPAEVTPKQLKELSIRIDLPKK from the coding sequence CTGCATCGCTATCGTTCCCACACCTGCGGCGCGCTGCGCGAGAGCGACATCGGCAAGGAAGTCCGCCTGTCGGGCTGGTGCCACCGCATCCGCGACCATGGCGGTGTGCTGTTCATCGACCTGCGCGACCACTACGGCATCACGCAGGTGGTGTGCGACCCGGATTCCAAGGCGTTCAAGCTCGCCGAGACCCTGCGCTCGGAGTGGGTGATCCGCGTCGACGGCAAAGCCCGCCAACGCCCCGAAGGCACCGAAAACCCCGACCTCCCGACCGGCCAGGTCGAGGTCTATGTCTCCGAGATCGAGGTGCTCGGCGCCGCCGCCGAACTGCCGATGCCGGTGTTCGGCGATGCCGATTATCCGGAAGACATCCGCCTCAAGTACCGCTTCCTCGATTTGCGCCGTGAGAAGCTGCACAACAACATCATGCTGCGCGGCCGCGTCATCGACTCGATCCGCAAGCGCATGAAGGATTCCGGCTTCTTCGAATTCCAGACGCCGATCCTGACCGCATCGTCGCCGGAAGGCGCGCGCGATTATCTCGTGCCCTCGCGCATTCATCCCGGAAAGTTCTACGCGCTGCCGCAGGCGCCGCAGCAGTTCAAGCAGCTCATCATGGTGGCGGGCTTCGACCGCTATTTCCAGATCGCGCCGTGCTTCCGCGACGAGGATGCCCGCGCCGACCGTTCGCCAGGCGAGTTCTATCAGCTCGATCTCGAGATGAGCTTCGTCACGCAGGACGATGTGTTCAATGCCGTCGAGCCGGTGATGCGCGGCGTGTTCGAGGAGTTCGCGGACGGCAAGTCGGTGACGCCGAAGTTTCCGATGATCCCCTATGCCGAGGCGATCACCAAATACGGCTCGGACAAACCGGACCTGCGCAACCCGATCGTGATGCAGGATGTCAGCGAAGCCTTCCGCGGCTCGGGCTTCAAGATTTTCGCCAGCATTCTCGCCGGCGACTCCAAGGCGCAGGTCTGGGCCATTCCGGCGCCCGGTGGCGGCAACCGCGCTTTCGCCGATCGCATGAATTCCTGGGCGCAGGGCGAAGGCCAGCCGGGCCTCGGCTATATCTTCTGGCGCGAAGGCGAGGAGGGCGGCGCAGGTCCCTTGGCCAAGAACATCGGTCCCGAGCGCACCAAACAGATTGCCGACCAGCTCGGCCTCAAGGTTGGCGATGCGTGTTTCTTCGTCGCCGGCCTGCCGAAGAACTTCTACAAGTTCGCTGGAGCGGCGCGCACCAAGGTCGGGCAGGAACTCAACCTGATCGCGCAGGACCGTTTCGAATTCTGCTGGATTGTCGACTTCCCCATGTTCGAATGGAACGAGGAAGACAAGAAGATCGACTTCTCGCACAACCCGTTTTCGATGCCGCAGATGGGCGTCGAGGAATTCCTCGCGCTCGATGCGAACGACGCCGACAAAATCCTCGGCATCAAGGCCTATCAGTACGACATCGTCTGCAACGGCACCGAATTGTCGTCGGGCGCCATCCGAAACCATCGCCCCGAGGTGATGGAGAAGGCCTTTGCGATTGCCGGCTATCCGAAGGAAGTGCTGGAGGCCAAGTTCGGCGGCATGCTGAGCGCCTTCCGCCTCGGCGCTCCGCCGCATGGCGGCATCGCGCCCGGCATCGACCGCATTGTCATGCTGCTCGCCGGCGAAGAGAACCTGCGCGAAGTCGTGCTGTTCCCGATGAACCAGAAGGCCGAAGATTTGATGATGGGCGCGCCGGCCGAAGTGACGCCAAAGCAGCTCAAGGAACTGAGCATCAGGATCGATCTGCCGAAGAAGTAG
- a CDS encoding thiamine pyrophosphate-dependent enzyme, with amino-acid sequence MSTAEATVETLLAHGLKTIYALPGVHNDHLFDALARAADRLAVVHTRHEQGAAYMALGAALATGKPQAYSVVPGPGLLNSGAALLTAYGMNAPVLALIGQIPAEAIGRGQDHLHEIKDQAGILSRLVDHTVMLHGAAEAPAKVAKAIRSMAEGRPGPAALECAINVWGARGKVEPIPAPSPPRQPRIDDDAIKRAAKMLGKAKRILIVVGAGALDASPEVTCLSDMLQAPVLAYRRGKGILDGRSPFAVNLPLGHELWGEADAVLAIGTRLFAPMTQWGIDRDLKIVNVNATAEGAAKFHKPDVALIGNAAPVLRRLIDTLSKTNDKRAPRADEMHERQARMRARLAKLGPQLEFLDAIRTELPEDGIYVDEVTQIGFAARLALPVYKPRTFLSPGYQDNLGWGYATALGAQHARSDVPVVSINGDGGFMFTANELATAMRHRIPLTAIVFTDGAFGNVRRIQQEQFGNRVIASDLANPDFVKFAESFGARGIRARNPEELRGALRDAFKAGEPSVIEVPVGAMPSPWEFIHMPPVRGKVKR; translated from the coding sequence ATGTCCACGGCCGAGGCCACGGTCGAGACCTTGCTCGCCCACGGACTGAAGACGATTTACGCCCTGCCCGGGGTCCATAACGACCATCTCTTCGACGCCTTGGCTCGCGCCGCCGACCGGCTCGCGGTCGTTCATACCCGCCACGAACAGGGCGCGGCCTATATGGCGCTGGGCGCGGCCCTGGCAACCGGCAAGCCGCAGGCTTATTCGGTGGTGCCCGGCCCAGGGCTTCTGAATTCGGGCGCGGCGCTGCTGACCGCCTATGGCATGAACGCCCCGGTGCTGGCGCTGATCGGCCAGATTCCGGCCGAAGCGATCGGCCGCGGCCAGGACCACCTGCACGAGATCAAGGACCAGGCCGGCATCCTGTCGCGGCTGGTCGACCACACCGTGATGTTGCATGGCGCCGCTGAGGCGCCAGCCAAGGTCGCCAAGGCGATCCGGTCCATGGCCGAAGGCCGGCCGGGCCCGGCGGCGCTCGAATGCGCCATCAATGTCTGGGGGGCGCGCGGCAAGGTGGAGCCGATCCCGGCACCTTCCCCGCCCCGCCAGCCGCGTATCGACGACGACGCGATCAAGCGCGCGGCCAAAATGCTCGGCAAGGCCAAACGTATTCTCATCGTCGTCGGCGCCGGCGCGCTTGACGCATCCCCCGAAGTGACCTGCCTGTCGGACATGCTGCAAGCGCCCGTTCTGGCCTATCGCCGTGGCAAGGGCATTCTCGATGGACGAAGCCCCTTCGCCGTCAACCTGCCCCTCGGTCATGAACTGTGGGGCGAGGCGGACGCCGTGCTCGCCATCGGCACAAGACTGTTCGCGCCGATGACACAATGGGGCATCGACCGTGATCTCAAGATCGTCAACGTCAACGCCACCGCCGAAGGCGCCGCCAAATTCCACAAGCCGGACGTGGCGCTGATCGGCAATGCCGCGCCCGTGCTGCGCCGGCTCATCGACACGCTCAGCAAGACCAATGACAAGCGCGCACCCCGCGCTGACGAGATGCACGAGCGGCAGGCCAGGATGCGCGCGCGGCTGGCCAAACTCGGGCCGCAACTGGAATTCCTCGACGCCATTCGCACTGAACTGCCCGAGGACGGCATCTATGTCGACGAGGTCACGCAGATCGGCTTTGCCGCCCGCCTCGCCCTCCCGGTCTACAAGCCGCGCACCTTCCTGTCGCCCGGCTATCAGGACAATCTCGGCTGGGGTTATGCCACCGCGCTCGGCGCGCAGCATGCGAGGAGCGACGTGCCGGTGGTCTCGATCAACGGCGACGGCGGCTTCATGTTCACGGCCAATGAACTGGCCACCGCCATGCGGCACCGCATCCCGCTCACCGCCATCGTCTTTACCGACGGCGCCTTCGGCAATGTGCGGCGTATCCAGCAGGAGCAGTTCGGCAACCGGGTGATCGCCTCCGATCTCGCCAACCCGGACTTCGTCAAGTTTGCCGAGAGTTTCGGCGCCCGCGGCATCCGCGCCCGGAATCCGGAAGAATTGCGCGGCGCGTTGCGCGATGCCTTCAAGGCGGGCGAGCCCTCTGTTATCGAGGTGCCGGTCGGCGCCATGCCCAGCCCCTGGGAGTTCATCCACATGCCGCCGGTGCGCGGCAAGGTCAAACGCTGA
- the rnd gene encoding ribonuclease D: MSPLVTTSAELAAVCERMASHEFVTVDTEFLRETTYYPLLCVAQMATDDEAVVIDALAPGIDLAPFFQLMANEKVIKVFHAARQDIEIMWNMAKTIPHPIVDTQVAAMVLGYGDSISYDQLVQRITGDVLDKSNRFTDWTRRPLTDAQVSYALSDVTHLRAVYVKLAADLAKRGRASWVESEMGVLTSPETYRMDPERAWERLKTRVRKPKELAVLMEVAAWREREAQTRDVPRSRVLKDDVVGDVATQMPTTIERLGQLRSLPKGFERSRWGEQIVEAVTRGLERDPKTLPRFERSRPAQNGAAIVELLKVLLRMTSESHAVAAKVIATVDDLDRIAADDNADVPALKGWRRELFGDKALALKHGKLALAIEKGRVVASEKG; the protein is encoded by the coding sequence ATGTCCCCCCTTGTTACGACCTCCGCCGAGCTCGCCGCTGTTTGCGAGCGCATGGCGAGCCACGAATTCGTCACCGTCGACACCGAATTCCTCCGCGAGACCACCTATTATCCCCTGCTCTGCGTCGCGCAGATGGCGACCGACGACGAAGCCGTCGTCATCGACGCGCTGGCCCCGGGCATCGACCTTGCACCGTTCTTTCAACTGATGGCCAATGAGAAGGTCATCAAGGTGTTTCATGCCGCGCGGCAGGACATCGAAATCATGTGGAACATGGCCAAGACCATTCCGCATCCGATCGTCGATACGCAGGTCGCCGCCATGGTGCTCGGCTATGGCGATTCCATTTCCTACGACCAGCTCGTGCAGCGCATCACCGGCGACGTGCTCGACAAGTCGAACCGCTTCACCGACTGGACTCGCCGGCCGCTCACCGACGCGCAAGTATCCTACGCACTGTCCGACGTCACGCATTTGCGCGCCGTCTACGTCAAGCTAGCCGCCGATCTGGCCAAGCGCGGCCGCGCCAGCTGGGTCGAGTCCGAGATGGGCGTGCTCACCTCGCCCGAGACTTATCGCATGGACCCGGAGCGAGCGTGGGAGCGGCTCAAGACGCGCGTGCGCAAGCCGAAGGAACTTGCGGTGCTGATGGAAGTGGCGGCCTGGCGCGAGCGCGAGGCGCAGACCCGCGACGTGCCGCGCTCGCGCGTGCTCAAGGACGACGTCGTCGGCGATGTCGCGACGCAGATGCCGACCACGATCGAACGGCTCGGCCAGTTGCGCTCGCTGCCCAAGGGCTTCGAACGTTCGCGCTGGGGCGAGCAAATCGTGGAGGCCGTGACGCGGGGCCTCGAACGCGACCCGAAGACGCTGCCGCGCTTCGAGCGCTCGCGCCCGGCGCAAAATGGCGCGGCCATTGTCGAACTGCTCAAGGTACTGCTGCGCATGACATCGGAGAGCCACGCTGTGGCTGCCAAGGTCATCGCTACCGTGGACGACCTCGACCGCATCGCCGCCGACGACAACGCCGACGTGCCGGCGCTCAAGGGCTGGCGGCGCGAACTGTTCGGCGACAAGGCGCTGGCGCTCAAGCACGGCAAGCTGGCGCTGGCCATCGAGAAAGGCCGCGTGG